In Thermofilum pendens Hrk 5, the sequence CTCCCGCACGTCTTCCCGCCGGACGTGAACATTGAGAACAGAGTCGTACCAGTCGGCGACAGCGGGGCAGAGCTACAGCTCGGAAACTGCACCCTCAAGCTCATACCGGCTCACTTCCTCCACTCCCCCGGCAACTTCAGCCTCTACGACCCCTGCTCGAAGATCCTCTACAGCGGAGACGTCCTTGCATCCCTGTTGCCGCCCGACAAGGACTACGACTTCGCGCCGAGCTTCGAGGAACACGTGAAGTACATGGAGCCGTTCCACAAGCGGTACATGGCGTCCGGGAAAGCCCTCAAAGCTTGGGTATCAAGGGTGAAAGCCCTCGACGTGGAAACAATAGTCCCGCAGCACGGAGCAATTTTAAAGTCCAAGGAGGTAGTCCAAAAAGCTCTCGCATGGCTCGAAAACCTCGAGGCCGGAGTAGACCTACTCTACTAAGCACACGTAAGGTTTTTAACCCTCTCTTTATAAAGAAAATCTAGCCGCCCGCCCGAATTTCCGGGCGCGGGGACCAGCCCCGCGTAGCTCAGCGGTAGAGCATCCGGCTGTAGGCTATGCCACGCGGCGACCGCCCGGCGTAGACCGGGGGATGAAGCCGCGGCAGCCGGAGACCGGAGGGCCCCCGGTTCGAATGGCGGGCGGCCGTTTCGCTTTCCTCCCTTCTCGCCGCTCTCCCAAGGTGATCGTTACAAACAGCGCGGTGGCGGTTAGGGTGCCGCTAGGAAAAGCGCGCGGGCGGGCACTCTTCTACAGGGGCTCTTGTAAAGCTTGTCGTGCTACGTTGCTAGCCGCGTTTCCGGCACCGTTTATCGTCGAACGAGCATTCAACGTCAGTTAAACATTAATATCAGGGCTTACTAAGCTTTTTCCCAATGGATATCCCGAGGAACCTCTTCGAGATACTCGTGGCGGTCGTGAACGCCTACGAGGCTACCGGTAGGCCTGTAACGAGCTCCGAGATCGCGGAGGCTGTGGGGAAGAGCGATGGGACCGTGAGGAACGTGATATCCGCCTTAAAGGCGATGGGGCTCGTCGAGGCGAAGACGGGGCCCGGCGGCGGCTACGTGCCGACAGTCAAGGGTGTCGAGGCTGTTAAGGGCTCGCTGGCCTTGGATAAGCTCTGGGAGCCGCAGAGGCTCGTGGTGGACGGTCGTGTCTCGAGGCTCTACGTTGTCGAGCTAGACCTCCTCGCGCTGTCCGGGCCGGGAGCGAAGGCTGTGCTCAAGGTTGCCGGGAGCATGCACCAGGTGCGCAGAGGCTCCCAGGTGATCCTGGGGCCTACCGGCGGCACGAGGCTCATCATACACGGGAGGGTTCAGGACGTGAACCCGGCTCGCCGCGAGTTGCTGGTAGAGGTGGACTCGATGGTCGCCGTGCCGAGGCTTAGAGCCAGGGACGTGATGACGCCTAGGCCGGAGCGGGCTACGCGGGGGATGTCGATGAGGGAGGTTGCGCGCCTCATAGTATCAAGGAACATCAGGGCTCTCCCGGTGGTAGACGAGGAGGGCGTCTTGGAGGGCTTGGTCTCCGCTCAGCACGTCTCGAAGGCCTACGCCGATGGCAGGCTGGACGCGAGAGTGGAGGACTACATGGACAGGGACGTGGCGACCGTCGAGCCGGACGAGGACATACTCAGGATAATGAGAATCATGGTCGAGAGGAACGCCGGGAGAGTCGTAGTCGTGGACCAGTCCGGTAGGCCCCAAGGCATAATCACGAGGACGGACATACTCATGGCGCTGACGAGGCTCTACGAGGTCGCCGACTCATTCGCGGTGCAGGAACTCGGTGATTGAGCGCTGCCTAGTCCTCGCCGCGAGCAACGTGCTCCTCGAGAGCACTAAGTTCAGGGGTACCCTGAGCTTCTCCTTCAGCGCTTCGAGAGCCTCCCCGAGGCTCGGGAAGCTCTCGCCGCCACCCCTCAGCGCCGCCCTCACGCTTTCCCGTATCTGCCAGTTGCCAACGGGCGCGAAGTACTCGGGCGTGATCTCCCTCACTGCAAGGACGCTGGCAACCCTTCCCCGCTTCGCGAGGTGTTCGAGCACAGCTAGCCGGATAGCCTCGTAGCCCCCGTCCTCCCCGCTCGGCTTCCCGTCGCTCCACTCGTGCACGGTGGATACGTAGGGCTCGGAGCCCGGGACCCACACGGAGTTCGGTAGCCAGACTTCGACCATTTCGAGCGACCACTTCCCGGGCATGAGGAGCAGGCTGTAGTAGTTGCCGATGTACGACGAGTGGTACAGCTCGTAGGAGGAGACCTCCGGGTAGCCCTTGACCTTGCCCAGCAGGTAGTCTCCTATCAGCCTGTCGACAGCCGTTATAGCCCACCTGGTGGGCACGAACTTCTTGGATACTCCGAGCGCGCCCGACGAGAGAACCCTCTGGATGTAGTAGACGTCGAACCCCCTCTCGTAGAGCTCCACGGCGGCGCGGCTCGCCTTAACCCTGTCCTCGATGAGCTGGTCCACCCTCCTGGGGATGTAGGGGTTGCTGACGACCGACAGCCTCTCGACCTCCGCGGAGAAGCCGACGGGCTTCAATAGCGGGTCGAAGCGCATCGAGAAGTCCGGGGGACGCCTGAACACCGCCTCCGACTCCACGGGCTTCAGCGAGAGCGCCGCCTCCCTGACTGACTCCCCGACCCTGCCAACAGCCCTCGACGCGCTGTACACGCCGTACGAGTAGACCATGGAGGCCCTCAGCCTCAAGACCTCGTAGAGGTCGAGCCTCCCCCACCACGCTCCCGGATCCTCGTAGAGGCTCGGAGACCCCTCCTCCCCGCCCACGAGGTTAACGCCCACCCGTATGTACGGGTAGCCCTTCTCGCCCACGAGCACCGAGGGGGGAGACGGCGCCTCGAGCTCCCTGCGCCCCCTCACCCTCTCGTAGACCCCCGCGAGCTCCCTAGCCCTGACGAGTATGGGGCAGTACGGTAGCCCGCAGAGCCTCCTCGAGCCCTTACACCTGGCGCAGAGGTACGGGGACGGGCGCGAGACAACGCCGGGAAACCGCGGCTCCTCCACAGCCCACCGCGTCTAAGTCCTATTACGCATTAAAAAAGCTCGCGCGTAATTCAGGCCTTGAGCTCGCTGAACCTCTTCGAGATTGCTCTCCAGTCCTCGTCGCTGAGGCGCCACCCCATCGCGCCGGCGTTCTCCTCGACGTGCGCGAGGCTGGAAGCCTTCGGGATCGGCACGACTGGGTTCAGCTTGATGAGCCAGTTGAGCGCTACCTGGGCGGCCGTCTTGCCGTACTTCCTGCCTACCTCCGCCAGGAAGCTGTCGCGGGCGAGCTGGCCCTTCTCGAGCGGCGTGTACGCGAGGTAGAGCATACCCTCCCTCTCGGCGTACGGCACGACGCTCGACTCGTCCCTCCTGTCTAGCAGGCTGAACTTGTTCTCGACCGCGGCGACGTCCTCCCGGCTCAGGCAGGCCCTAGCCTCCTCTATCAGCTCGAGCCCGAAGTTGCTCACCCCGATGAACCTGGCGAGCCCCCGCCTCACCACCTCCTCGAGCCCTCTCATCGTCTCGCAGAGGGGGACCTCCGCTGGAGGCCAGTGTATGAGGTAGAGATCCATGAAGGTCCCGAGCCTCCTAACACTGGCCTCGGCGGCCTTCACGACGTCGTCGCGCCTCGCGTGCGTCGGCCAGACCTTCGACACGATGAATACCTCGTCCCTGTCGAACCCCTTTACGGCCTCGCCTACAACCTCCTCGCTGTGGCCGCCCCCGTACATTTCGGCGGTATCTATGAGCGTCATGCCGAGCTCTAAACCCCTCCTGAGAGCAGAGACCCACTCCGCGTCGCCGCTGGTATCCGGCGACCAGTACCCGCCACCGATACCCCAGGTCCCCATCCCCAGGGAGGGCAGGCTCCTCCCAAGCTTCTTGAAGTACTTCAAGTCGCCCGCTCCAGGCATAACCAAGAAGCACCGTCCAGCGTTAAAAATATTGCCGATCTAGGCGTGTCTTAGCGCGTGAACAAGCGCTACGTACTGCTGGCCGCGTTGCTCCTAGCGGTACTCCTCGCGGTCGCCTACGTGGCGCTTAGGCCCCGGCGCCCCTCTATAGACGAGCTTCTAGGAGCCGCGAAGAAGGGTGCACGGGTGGAGCTACGTGTAGCGGGGCTGACTGCTGGGCGCATGCCGCGCGAGTACACGTGCGACGGCGCAGACGAGTCGCCGGATGTCAGCTGGGGCGAGCTTCCGCCCGGCACTAGGAGCCTGGTACTACTCTGCGTAGACCCCGACGCGCCCCGGGGAACATTCGTCCACTGGGTTCTCTACAACGTACCAGCAAGCGCCACCAGGGTTCCGCGGTCCCTTCCCAAGGCCCCCACAACGCCGTTCGGCCTCCAAGGAGTCAACGACTTCGGCTTCACGGGGTACGGGGGACCCTGCCCTCCCAGCGGGACCCACCGCTACGTATTCGTACTCCTAGCCCTCGACTCTGAGCTCGCGCTCAGCGGGGGAGCCGACGCCTTAACTGTGCTCAGCAAGGCTTCCGGGCACGTCATCGGCTACGGCGAGGTAGTGCTAACCTATTCGCGCGGATAGCTCGCGCGCTATCAATATATGTGCCATTTCCATTAGTAGCTTGTGGTGCGCGTGGAGGGCTTTGCGTCGCCCCGTGCGGGGCAGGCGGAGACTATAGGCGCGATACTGCTCGTAGTCGTAGCTGTGGCTGTCTGGGCGGCGGCGTGGGGCTTCTTCTACCCCGTATACCAGCAACTCTCGCAGCGCGTTGAGCGCGAAAGGCTTGTCGCCGAGAAGGGGCTCCGGGAGTACCTCCTCCTCGAGAGGCTCTACGTGGATCAGGGGAAGGTATGCGCCTACATAACGAACACCGGGGACGTTGAGACCGAGCTCGTATCCCTGTACTTCAACGATACCCTCGTGTGGAGCGGCTACCTAGACCTCAAGGTCGGGCAGTCGGCACAGGTGTGCACACCGCTAACCTCTAAGGGGACCTACAGGGTGAAGGCTTGTAGCTATACAGGTTGCTTCGAGGGGGTCGACTATGTCCCGTGACGGCTGCGCGAGGGGGCAGGCATCCGCCGTCGGAGCCGTATTCATAACCATGGTGTTCATACTCCTCGCGGTACTCGTCTCCAGGCAGATACAGGTTCAGACGGAGGTCCAGAGAATTGCCTCGGAGGTCCTGGAGGCCAGGAGGTCCGAGGGCGCCCTATCCCTCAAGGTAAACGACACGTATACCTCGAACAGCGCGGGCGTAGCGGTCGCCGAGGAGGGGCAGGGCACGTGCGACCCCGCGGCTCTCCTGAAGGAGGACGGCTACTACTGCACATTCAACGCGGTAAACATCGGTGGAACCTACGTCTTGAAGCTCAACCTCTCAG encodes:
- a CDS encoding aldo/keto reductase, which produces MPGAGDLKYFKKLGRSLPSLGMGTWGIGGGYWSPDTSGDAEWVSALRRGLELGMTLIDTAEMYGGGHSEEVVGEAVKGFDRDEVFIVSKVWPTHARRDDVVKAAEASVRRLGTFMDLYLIHWPPAEVPLCETMRGLEEVVRRGLARFIGVSNFGLELIEEARACLSREDVAAVENKFSLLDRRDESSVVPYAEREGMLYLAYTPLEKGQLARDSFLAEVGRKYGKTAAQVALNWLIKLNPVVPIPKASSLAHVEENAGAMGWRLSDEDWRAISKRFSELKA
- a CDS encoding Nre family DNA repair protein yields the protein MEEPRFPGVVSRPSPYLCARCKGSRRLCGLPYCPILVRARELAGVYERVRGRRELEAPSPPSVLVGEKGYPYIRVGVNLVGGEEGSPSLYEDPGAWWGRLDLYEVLRLRASMVYSYGVYSASRAVGRVGESVREAALSLKPVESEAVFRRPPDFSMRFDPLLKPVGFSAEVERLSVVSNPYIPRRVDQLIEDRVKASRAAVELYERGFDVYYIQRVLSSGALGVSKKFVPTRWAITAVDRLIGDYLLGKVKGYPEVSSYELYHSSYIGNYYSLLLMPGKWSLEMVEVWLPNSVWVPGSEPYVSTVHEWSDGKPSGEDGGYEAIRLAVLEHLAKRGRVASVLAVREITPEYFAPVGNWQIRESVRAALRGGGESFPSLGEALEALKEKLRVPLNLVLSRSTLLAARTRQRSITEFLHRE
- a CDS encoding CBS domain-containing protein, whose translation is MDIPRNLFEILVAVVNAYEATGRPVTSSEIAEAVGKSDGTVRNVISALKAMGLVEAKTGPGGGYVPTVKGVEAVKGSLALDKLWEPQRLVVDGRVSRLYVVELDLLALSGPGAKAVLKVAGSMHQVRRGSQVILGPTGGTRLIIHGRVQDVNPARRELLVEVDSMVAVPRLRARDVMTPRPERATRGMSMREVARLIVSRNIRALPVVDEEGVLEGLVSAQHVSKAYADGRLDARVEDYMDRDVATVEPDEDILRIMRIMVERNAGRVVVVDQSGRPQGIITRTDILMALTRLYEVADSFAVQELGD
- a CDS encoding MBL fold metallo-hydrolase, whose product is MILLYTSENHRVAVFRELTPKGQVQTNQFIIVDGDEALLADTSGRAVFAKLLSQVSVLAPPTKVKYLFYTHQDPDVIGAAASWYTALPNAKIVLPELWVRFLPHVFPPDVNIENRVVPVGDSGAELQLGNCTLKLIPAHFLHSPGNFSLYDPCSKILYSGDVLASLLPPDKDYDFAPSFEEHVKYMEPFHKRYMASGKALKAWVSRVKALDVETIVPQHGAILKSKEVVQKALAWLENLEAGVDLLY
- a CDS encoding YbhB/YbcL family Raf kinase inhibitor-like protein; amino-acid sequence: MNKRYVLLAALLLAVLLAVAYVALRPRRPSIDELLGAAKKGARVELRVAGLTAGRMPREYTCDGADESPDVSWGELPPGTRSLVLLCVDPDAPRGTFVHWVLYNVPASATRVPRSLPKAPTTPFGLQGVNDFGFTGYGGPCPPSGTHRYVFVLLALDSELALSGGADALTVLSKASGHVIGYGEVVLTYSRG